GGCATTATTCAATTCATGAAGAGGCACATTTAAAGAAGCAGTTGCGCCAACAACCCCAACATGTGACGCCGATAGGATTCGAACCTAACTGACACAAGTATTTCTCTTTGCTCCACAGTTGACATTTCGGAGAAGGTGTGGGCATACATATTCATCACGTCACCGGTGTCTTGAGCGCTCACATTGGCGATGCATGTACGGATATGGTGTAAGAAGCCTCAAGGTGTAAATATTTGTAGACACATAGCGCATGGCGAAAGCTGGGGAGGGCACAGACGAACATGGATGATACATGTGTTGATTGGCTATCGATTTATTTGGATGGGTCTGACGCGGACGCGAAAATTCGCGCATGTATTTATTCTACGCGACGACCTAGCAGCAAGTGACGCGTCGCAGCTCTTGGGCGCGTAAATTGTCAGAGGACCGGATCCATTCCCAACCATGAGAGAGGGCaagggaaaaggaaaaaCGAAAAAACCCCCTGGTTAACCAGGCACAACTTCATCGAAGCTTTAGCCCGGCCGAACGACACAATTAACAGATATTGGTCCCGCTTCGTAATAATAAGCCCCTGCTCCCCAGCGAAGCTTCGCACAACTATACATGTGGCAGACTTGAATGACCATTTCCCTTTGAATGAGGCAAAGAAGACGCGGAAAGAGGTAAGCAGTAAGAAAGGAACTCGTCGCCGCGATTTCGTAGGCCGAGCTGCGCAAACAAGGCACGTCGCCGTCCTGGTATCATGTACAATAGAGGGGGAAatgggaagaaaaaagacgCCTGCTGAGGCTGTTAAGCCAATGGCTCGTCAAACGTCAATCGCCTTCTTGCCAGACTAACGGGGGTCCTTGCTGATGAGATAGCAACAGGCGTCTTCCAAGCCTTTTGCGCGGGGCTTGGTGTGATGTTGACAAACTCTGCAAAGTCAAAGCCTTGCCCTGGCGTGTTGGGGAACATGTTACCCCCGCCAGGTGTGGTCATGTGGGATGAGGGAAGTGTCATATCGCGGCCTACcttggacggcggcgtcgagggggGTATTATTCTGGTCTTGGCCGATGGCACAGCGGGTGACGGAGAAGCAGCCAGGTACAGCAAGAGGTcggcgccctcttctccagATTTGACGGGTGGCTCAGCATTTGCGCCCCTCTCTCTGTTGCGACGGTTGGGGATCACACGATTGCGCATCGGTGGCGTTGTCGGGGGCGAAGAACGAATGTTGGTAGCCCTGAACGACTGCGCGGGCAATAgatcatcttcgtcgtccgagtTTGCCGCAAAGTTGGGCGATACCAGATCATCTGCCAGCTTTCGAGCTCCTTGAAAAAATGAGACATCGGGGCCGGTAGACGTAGTGAAGTGCTGCTGCCTTCTG
The DNA window shown above is from Colletotrichum destructivum chromosome 2, complete sequence and carries:
- a CDS encoding Putative transcription factor Nrm1/Whi5, whose product is MSGFHVMSSPWKQQPEEVADKVLKRVEVSKIARRLQNRLALAQFKTKHGWEDLTLDTIEPKYEEEMRRRRLCEGDVLSDSSSSASDLPYPTRTLMSSPLKAPLFSDAIGSSNGSTGHRKRTYMASFDCPSSSPSKRYRSSPTPMKSLHNPTSWKESHRLAQSSPIKPRRQQHFTTSTGPDVSFFQGARKLADDLVSPNFAANSDDEDDLLPAQSFRATNIRSSPPTTPPMRNRVIPNRRNRERGANAEPPVKSGEEGADLLLYLAASPSPAVPSAKTRIIPPSTPPSKVGRDMTLPSSHMTTPGGGNMFPNTPGQGFDFAEFVNITPSPAQKAWKTPVAISSARTPVSLARRRLTFDEPLA